One region of Thermoanaerobaculia bacterium genomic DNA includes:
- a CDS encoding enoyl-CoA hydratase/isomerase family protein: MTAENGYTTLRVETAGPVASVTLNRPDVRNAFDEAMIAELTRVFGSFEAGGDRRAVVLSGEGKTFCAGADVNWMRRAASFSPEENREDARRMARMLRTIDTSPLPVIGKIRGAAIGGGVGLAAVCDIAIAAAGTVFSLAEVKLGILPAAISPYVLRAIGARSARDCFLTGERFDAAEARRIGLVHAVVDEADLDAAVGRKVDALLSSGPEAVAAAKSLIDRVSGLEIDEAFPVTADAIAERRASAEGQEGLSAFLEKRRPSWFRSR; encoded by the coding sequence ATGACCGCTGAGAACGGGTACACGACGCTCCGCGTCGAAACGGCCGGGCCGGTGGCGTCCGTCACGCTGAACCGGCCCGACGTGCGCAACGCGTTCGACGAGGCGATGATTGCGGAGCTGACGCGCGTCTTCGGGAGCTTCGAAGCCGGGGGCGACCGGCGCGCCGTCGTCCTCTCCGGCGAAGGAAAGACGTTCTGCGCCGGGGCGGACGTGAACTGGATGCGCCGGGCCGCGTCCTTCTCCCCGGAGGAGAACCGGGAGGACGCCCGGCGGATGGCGCGGATGCTCCGCACGATCGATACCTCCCCGCTGCCGGTGATCGGGAAGATCCGCGGGGCGGCGATCGGCGGCGGCGTCGGGCTCGCGGCCGTGTGCGACATCGCGATCGCGGCGGCGGGAACGGTCTTTTCGCTCGCGGAAGTGAAGCTCGGCATCCTTCCGGCGGCGATCTCCCCCTACGTGCTCCGCGCGATCGGGGCGCGCAGCGCGCGCGACTGCTTCCTGACGGGCGAGCGGTTCGACGCTGCCGAGGCGCGAAGAATCGGACTGGTGCACGCCGTGGTCGACGAGGCCGACCTCGACGCCGCGGTCGGCCGGAAGGTCGACGCGCTCCTCTCCTCCGGGCCGGAGGCCGTCGCGGCCGCCAAGTCGCTCATCGACCGCGTCTCCGGGCTGGAGATCGACGAGGCCTTCCCGGTGACCGCGGACGCGATCGCCGAGCGGCGCGCTTCGGCCGAGGGACAGGAGGGGCTCTCCGCGTTCCTCGAGAAA